The following coding sequences lie in one Rutidosis leptorrhynchoides isolate AG116_Rl617_1_P2 chromosome 6, CSIRO_AGI_Rlap_v1, whole genome shotgun sequence genomic window:
- the LOC139852413 gene encoding peroxisomal acyl-coenzyme A oxidase 1-like isoform X2 yields the protein MEGVDYLSDERKKAQFDVEAMKVAWAGSHEAFNVFEKFSKPLLDRKDLFKNSLRKAAYAWKLIQDLRLSDEEAKWLRHYIDEPNYTDLQWEMFVPALEGQTTEEQKKKWLPLAKNMQIIGCYAQTELGHGSNVQGLETTATFDPQTDEFIIHSPTITSSKWWPGGMGKVATHGIVYARLIINGQFHGVHGFIVQLRSMDNHFPLPGITVGDIGLKFGHGAYNTMDNGVLRFDHVRIPRNQMLMRVSQVTKEGKFVVSDVPRQLMYGTMVSVRQTIVADASKALSRAVCIATRYSTIRRQFGSRNGGPETQVIDYKTQQSRLFPLLASAYAFRFVSEWLKLLYTNVKQRLADNDFSTLPEAHACTAGLKSLTTAATADGIDECRKLCGGHGYLVSSGLPELYAYYVAACTYEGENVVLMLQVSRFLVKTVSEIGIKQPVGTTAYFGRVKALMQNNCTVQTAKDWLNIGTIVEAFEARAARMAVDCGQRLAKFENSEEGFAELSPDLVEASLAHCQLIVVSKFIERLQQEIPGKGVKDMLQVLCYVYAFFLIHKHQGDFLATGYLTSKQAALANEQLKNLYSKVRPNAIALVDSFNHTDHYLGSILGRYDGNVYPKLYEAAWKDPFNDSIVADGIHQYIQPILRQTLHSAKL from the exons ATGGAGGGAGTTGATTACTTGAGCGACGAAAGGAAGAAGGCGCAGTTCGATGTGGAAGCCATGAAAGTTGCTTGGGCAGGTTCTCATGAAGCTTTTAAC GTTTTTGAGAAATTTAGTAAGCCTTTGCTTGATAGAAAAGATTTGTTCAAAAATAGTCTTAGAAAAGCAGCTTATGCATGGAAGCTGATCCAAGATCTTCGTTTATCAG ATGAAGAGGCCAAATGGTTGCGACATTATATTGACGAACCTAATTACACTGATCTTCAATGG GAAATGTTTGTCCCTGCGTTAGAAGGACAAACGACCGAGGAACAAAAAAAGAAATGGTTGCCGTTGGCCAAAAATATGCAAATTATTGGCTGTTACGCGCAAACGGAACTTGGTCATGGATCCAATGTGCAAGGTCTTGAAACGACTGCAACGTTTGATCCCCAAACGGATGAGTTTATCATTCATAGTCCTACTATAACTTCAAGCAAA TGGTGGCCAGGTGGTATGGGTAAGGTAGCAACACATGGTATTGTTTACGCTCGTCTCATAATCAACGGTCAATTTCATGGCGTTCATG GCTTTATTGTCCAACTAAGGAGCATGGACAATCACTTCCCTCTACCTGGCATTACTGTCGGTGATATCGGGCTAAAGTTTGGACATGGGGCATATAACACAATGGACAATGGTGTTTTAAGATTTGATCATGTTCGTATACCAAGGAATCAAATGTTGATGAG GGTGTCACAAGTTACAAAGGAGGGAAAATTTGTTGTTTCTGATGTTCCTCGACAACTCATGTACGGGACTATGGTGTCTGTTAGGCAAACAATTGTGGCCGATGCTTCTAAAGCATTATCTCGTGCAGTTTGTATTGCTACAAGATATAGTACTATTCGCAGACAATTTGGTTCACGTAATGGTGGGCCCGAGACCCAG GTGATTGATTATAAAACTCAGCAAAGTAGACTCTTTCCTTTGCTGGCTTCTGCTTACGCCTTCAGATTCGTGAGCGAATGGTTGAAATTATTATACACGAACGTAAAGCAACGCTTAGCAGATAACGACTTCTCAACGTTGCCCGAGGCCCATGCTTGCACAGCAGGGTTGAAATCGTTGACAACTGCCGCAACAGCT GATGGAATTGATGAATGCCGAAAACTTTGTGGTGGACATGGTTACCTCGTTAGTAGTGGGCTTCCCGAACTATACGCATATTACGTTGCAGCTTGTACATATGAAGGGGAAAATGTTGTTTTGATGCTACAG GTTTCGAGGTTTCTTGTGAAAACCGTCTCAGAGATCGGAATCAAACAGCCAGTTGGGACAACAGCTTATTTTGGGCGGGTGAAAGCTCTGATGCAGAATAATTGCACCGTTCAAACTG CAAAGGACTGGCTAAACATTGGTACAATAGTGGAAGCATTTGAAGCAAGGGCAGCTAGAATGGCTGTTGACTGTGGTCAACGGTTAGCCAAGTTTGAAAATTCAGAAGAAG GTTTTGCAGAACTCTCACCTGATTTGGTCGAGGCATCTCTCGCTCACTGCCAACTGATTGTTGTGTCTAA GTTTATTGAGAGATTGCAACAAGAAATACCTGGAAAGGGTGTTAAAGATATGTTACAAGTGCTTTGCTATGTCTATGCATTCTTTCTTATTCACAAACATCAAGGTGATTTTTTGGCCACCGGGTACCTTACGTCCAAACAAGCCGCACTTGCTAACGAACAACTCAAAAATTTGTACTCTAAG GTGCGTCCAAATGCGATAGCATTGGTTGATTCATTTAACCACACGGATCACTACTTGGGTTCAATTCTTGGGCGATACGATGGGAATGTGTATCCAAAACTGTATGAGGCTGCTTGGAAAGATCCTTTTAATGACTCAATTGTAGCCGATGGCATCCATCAATATATCCAACCGATCCTGAGGCAAACGTTACACTCTGCGAAGCTATAA
- the LOC139852413 gene encoding peroxisomal acyl-coenzyme A oxidase 1-like isoform X1 — MEGVDYLSDERKKAQFDVEAMKVAWAGSHEAFNVTDRMAKLVANDPVFEKFSKPLLDRKDLFKNSLRKAAYAWKLIQDLRLSDEEAKWLRHYIDEPNYTDLQWEMFVPALEGQTTEEQKKKWLPLAKNMQIIGCYAQTELGHGSNVQGLETTATFDPQTDEFIIHSPTITSSKWWPGGMGKVATHGIVYARLIINGQFHGVHGFIVQLRSMDNHFPLPGITVGDIGLKFGHGAYNTMDNGVLRFDHVRIPRNQMLMRVSQVTKEGKFVVSDVPRQLMYGTMVSVRQTIVADASKALSRAVCIATRYSTIRRQFGSRNGGPETQVIDYKTQQSRLFPLLASAYAFRFVSEWLKLLYTNVKQRLADNDFSTLPEAHACTAGLKSLTTAATADGIDECRKLCGGHGYLVSSGLPELYAYYVAACTYEGENVVLMLQVSRFLVKTVSEIGIKQPVGTTAYFGRVKALMQNNCTVQTAKDWLNIGTIVEAFEARAARMAVDCGQRLAKFENSEEGFAELSPDLVEASLAHCQLIVVSKFIERLQQEIPGKGVKDMLQVLCYVYAFFLIHKHQGDFLATGYLTSKQAALANEQLKNLYSKVRPNAIALVDSFNHTDHYLGSILGRYDGNVYPKLYEAAWKDPFNDSIVADGIHQYIQPILRQTLHSAKL; from the exons ATGGAGGGAGTTGATTACTTGAGCGACGAAAGGAAGAAGGCGCAGTTCGATGTGGAAGCCATGAAAGTTGCTTGGGCAGGTTCTCATGAAGCTTTTAACGTCACGGATCGTATGGCTAAGCTCGTTGCTAATGATCCT GTTTTTGAGAAATTTAGTAAGCCTTTGCTTGATAGAAAAGATTTGTTCAAAAATAGTCTTAGAAAAGCAGCTTATGCATGGAAGCTGATCCAAGATCTTCGTTTATCAG ATGAAGAGGCCAAATGGTTGCGACATTATATTGACGAACCTAATTACACTGATCTTCAATGG GAAATGTTTGTCCCTGCGTTAGAAGGACAAACGACCGAGGAACAAAAAAAGAAATGGTTGCCGTTGGCCAAAAATATGCAAATTATTGGCTGTTACGCGCAAACGGAACTTGGTCATGGATCCAATGTGCAAGGTCTTGAAACGACTGCAACGTTTGATCCCCAAACGGATGAGTTTATCATTCATAGTCCTACTATAACTTCAAGCAAA TGGTGGCCAGGTGGTATGGGTAAGGTAGCAACACATGGTATTGTTTACGCTCGTCTCATAATCAACGGTCAATTTCATGGCGTTCATG GCTTTATTGTCCAACTAAGGAGCATGGACAATCACTTCCCTCTACCTGGCATTACTGTCGGTGATATCGGGCTAAAGTTTGGACATGGGGCATATAACACAATGGACAATGGTGTTTTAAGATTTGATCATGTTCGTATACCAAGGAATCAAATGTTGATGAG GGTGTCACAAGTTACAAAGGAGGGAAAATTTGTTGTTTCTGATGTTCCTCGACAACTCATGTACGGGACTATGGTGTCTGTTAGGCAAACAATTGTGGCCGATGCTTCTAAAGCATTATCTCGTGCAGTTTGTATTGCTACAAGATATAGTACTATTCGCAGACAATTTGGTTCACGTAATGGTGGGCCCGAGACCCAG GTGATTGATTATAAAACTCAGCAAAGTAGACTCTTTCCTTTGCTGGCTTCTGCTTACGCCTTCAGATTCGTGAGCGAATGGTTGAAATTATTATACACGAACGTAAAGCAACGCTTAGCAGATAACGACTTCTCAACGTTGCCCGAGGCCCATGCTTGCACAGCAGGGTTGAAATCGTTGACAACTGCCGCAACAGCT GATGGAATTGATGAATGCCGAAAACTTTGTGGTGGACATGGTTACCTCGTTAGTAGTGGGCTTCCCGAACTATACGCATATTACGTTGCAGCTTGTACATATGAAGGGGAAAATGTTGTTTTGATGCTACAG GTTTCGAGGTTTCTTGTGAAAACCGTCTCAGAGATCGGAATCAAACAGCCAGTTGGGACAACAGCTTATTTTGGGCGGGTGAAAGCTCTGATGCAGAATAATTGCACCGTTCAAACTG CAAAGGACTGGCTAAACATTGGTACAATAGTGGAAGCATTTGAAGCAAGGGCAGCTAGAATGGCTGTTGACTGTGGTCAACGGTTAGCCAAGTTTGAAAATTCAGAAGAAG GTTTTGCAGAACTCTCACCTGATTTGGTCGAGGCATCTCTCGCTCACTGCCAACTGATTGTTGTGTCTAA GTTTATTGAGAGATTGCAACAAGAAATACCTGGAAAGGGTGTTAAAGATATGTTACAAGTGCTTTGCTATGTCTATGCATTCTTTCTTATTCACAAACATCAAGGTGATTTTTTGGCCACCGGGTACCTTACGTCCAAACAAGCCGCACTTGCTAACGAACAACTCAAAAATTTGTACTCTAAG GTGCGTCCAAATGCGATAGCATTGGTTGATTCATTTAACCACACGGATCACTACTTGGGTTCAATTCTTGGGCGATACGATGGGAATGTGTATCCAAAACTGTATGAGGCTGCTTGGAAAGATCCTTTTAATGACTCAATTGTAGCCGATGGCATCCATCAATATATCCAACCGATCCTGAGGCAAACGTTACACTCTGCGAAGCTATAA